From a single Microbacterium murale genomic region:
- a CDS encoding DUF2975 domain-containing protein, which translates to MQSRVTAVLKTLIAVMIVLLLASQILVIPEVARITAIRNPDVAQLEIPGIIAAILFLALVQVTLLCVWRLLSLVRAERIFSNDAFRYVDIILWALAAAGALIAVSYVVIIASRAVSLSLTLLAILGIVVSAALALLVVVLRGLLRKALELEQDMSEVV; encoded by the coding sequence ATGCAATCCCGTGTGACCGCTGTGCTGAAGACCTTGATCGCCGTGATGATCGTGCTGCTGCTGGCGAGTCAGATCCTGGTGATCCCCGAAGTGGCGCGAATCACCGCGATCCGCAATCCCGACGTCGCGCAGCTCGAGATTCCCGGCATCATCGCCGCGATCCTCTTCCTCGCGCTCGTGCAGGTCACGCTCCTGTGCGTATGGCGGTTGCTGTCGCTGGTGCGCGCCGAGCGCATCTTCAGCAACGACGCCTTCCGCTACGTCGACATCATCCTCTGGGCGCTGGCCGCGGCGGGCGCGCTCATCGCCGTCTCGTACGTCGTGATCATCGCGAGCCGGGCAGTGTCGCTCTCGCTCACCCTGCTGGCGATCCTCGGCATCGTCGTCAGCGCGGCCCTCGCGCTCCTCGTCGTCGTGCTGCGCGGACTGCTGCGCAAGGCACTCGAGCTCGAGCAGGACATGTCCGAGGTCGTCTGA
- a CDS encoding helix-turn-helix domain-containing protein, whose amino-acid sequence MPIVIDLDVQLARRKMSVQEFADAIGITPANVAVLKNGRAKAVRFTTLDAICQVLECQPGDILRWIPDTDAQSEQGER is encoded by the coding sequence ATGCCCATCGTCATCGATCTCGACGTGCAATTGGCGCGAAGGAAGATGAGCGTCCAGGAATTCGCGGATGCCATCGGCATCACCCCGGCGAACGTCGCGGTGCTCAAGAACGGACGAGCCAAGGCGGTGCGCTTCACCACCCTCGATGCCATCTGCCAGGTGCTCGAATGCCAGCCCGGGGACATCCTCAGGTGGATACCTGACACGGACGCCCAGTCGGAACAGGGGGAGCGATGA
- a CDS encoding SCO7613 C-terminal domain-containing membrane protein: protein MSTANETISWGESAARHLLDTTACPVCGSEHLTDGCCPRCGADLRGAIGAELWDASTAAAAALRVRETLLNQVPQFVHVPATAGVVLAAGTAPALSTPGAPPPGTPAFPQPQSVPQPPRSSATVQSVLAIAGAGLFAIAALIFTFLNPDLSDRALRSMVVGLVTLVFLGGAWLLARRGLQFSAEAVGALALVFAGLDVYAFAQLGSTDSAVWLLAALATAAAGAVMLAAGRFSQIRVWQWAALLGIAIVPAMLGYAAGSSYASALGHLGSAFIAAALLEASPRVAKRSLVALQAIAVLSAVPLAVFGASSFNGTVVMMLGISLVFALIAAHAALATRHLLRHWWSFVAGGAATAALVLATTSPVAQSAGEWLPAALPSAAAFAFALVAMAPGVRTIVRTTRAAGGIVVVALIGMLSLLHAAMTVIDALSDVVRGTGATVLAQPSDWAPLLGMGGLAAGLALFGGLARDRDARSTADAGHVADAPGTADASGGRQSLRAFGAGTDVVAIGAAALAMLTLACSSLLPLAARLIIVLGVAAATAIALSRARRKSGRPTPHRIVLIVAVHGAVAVGILISWLDPLTAPLAGLGVIAVLALASRTLPRGIRFLHVGVGFAYALVCLGQALAQTDLGSIAVLCLVTSAGLIGAIVVTFVPRVMARDWYAVLAVTTVPFAAGIVQVIFERSGWTALSTALMFALALSLVLTRRPGLNIVLRTLASGMLVPTVAVVVVCLGAQLLAISASPVTLPVIAAIVALVLPSTTSIRGALRRNGLPADAAAAARIAIEASALLTGAIATVLALAREAAGLGTTFLVLVILGVGAAASAVFTRRRYGWWVAGAAFTGALWCVWTMNGVDLLEAYLLPPAFAAAAVAAVLSARGMDMRGLYAAGLGVAVLPSLALLVLVESDARTAVGVPWRALALLAGGAALLGIAAWFARIGRRANRARMRTLVQPTLIAGGVAAIAGPVQGVRMGLGADLAFLSGAALFIACISVSAVAAIILVCAGRGIRAAARADSPLRASRWMFAPAVLALAVGTWFSIERDWASIWMMWTLMIGILTVMLTAAVRAERTALPPVWFLFAVAFVTAVVAWSPRDLRVEWFSLPLGAVLLLAGIHALRRGPTRTAGGLNAWPAGRLGSWPLLAPGIVTMMSASIAATFTDPLTWRAILVMVLALAAIMVGAGRRLAAPFILGMIVLPIENVLVFSVQIGRGIESMPWWITLAVIGAVLLIIAVTYERRSGDADTVVARIRDLR, encoded by the coding sequence ATGAGCACTGCGAACGAAACGATCAGCTGGGGCGAGAGCGCCGCCAGGCATCTGCTCGACACCACGGCCTGCCCGGTCTGCGGATCCGAACATCTGACCGACGGATGCTGCCCTCGCTGCGGCGCGGATCTTCGCGGTGCCATCGGTGCCGAGCTCTGGGATGCGTCAACGGCTGCGGCCGCCGCGCTGCGGGTCCGCGAGACGTTGCTGAACCAGGTGCCGCAGTTCGTGCACGTCCCGGCGACCGCCGGTGTCGTGCTCGCAGCCGGCACCGCACCGGCACTCTCGACTCCAGGTGCTCCGCCTCCAGGCACGCCGGCGTTCCCGCAGCCCCAGTCCGTGCCGCAGCCACCGCGCAGCAGCGCCACGGTGCAGTCCGTGCTCGCGATCGCCGGGGCCGGGCTCTTCGCCATCGCGGCGCTCATCTTCACCTTCCTGAATCCCGATCTCTCCGACCGTGCCCTTCGCAGCATGGTCGTCGGGCTCGTGACCCTCGTGTTCCTCGGCGGTGCATGGCTGCTGGCCCGTCGCGGACTGCAGTTCTCCGCGGAAGCAGTCGGAGCACTCGCGCTCGTGTTCGCGGGGCTCGACGTGTACGCCTTCGCGCAACTCGGCAGCACCGACTCCGCCGTCTGGTTGCTCGCTGCTCTCGCAACGGCCGCAGCAGGTGCCGTGATGCTCGCCGCAGGTCGCTTCTCGCAGATCCGCGTATGGCAGTGGGCCGCGCTGCTCGGCATCGCCATCGTGCCGGCGATGCTCGGTTACGCCGCCGGTTCGAGCTATGCATCCGCGCTCGGACACCTCGGCTCCGCCTTCATCGCTGCCGCCCTCCTCGAGGCATCGCCTCGGGTCGCGAAGCGCTCGCTCGTCGCGCTCCAGGCGATCGCGGTGCTGAGCGCCGTACCGTTGGCCGTATTCGGTGCCTCCTCCTTCAACGGCACGGTCGTGATGATGCTCGGCATCAGCCTGGTGTTCGCGCTCATCGCCGCGCATGCCGCCCTGGCGACGAGGCACCTGCTGCGGCACTGGTGGAGTTTCGTCGCCGGAGGTGCTGCGACGGCGGCGCTCGTGCTAGCGACCACCTCTCCGGTGGCGCAGTCGGCCGGTGAGTGGCTTCCCGCGGCGCTGCCGAGTGCCGCGGCGTTCGCATTCGCCCTGGTCGCGATGGCGCCAGGGGTTCGCACGATCGTGCGCACAACGCGTGCGGCGGGCGGCATCGTGGTGGTCGCGTTGATCGGAATGCTGTCACTGCTGCACGCCGCGATGACCGTCATCGATGCGCTCTCGGATGTCGTACGCGGCACCGGGGCCACGGTGCTCGCGCAGCCATCGGACTGGGCGCCGCTGCTCGGCATGGGAGGGCTCGCCGCAGGTCTCGCATTGTTCGGCGGTCTCGCCCGCGATCGCGACGCCCGCAGCACCGCCGATGCAGGCCACGTCGCCGATGCCCCCGGGACTGCGGATGCGAGTGGGGGACGTCAGTCCCTGCGCGCATTCGGCGCAGGCACTGACGTCGTCGCGATCGGCGCTGCGGCGCTCGCCATGCTCACTCTCGCGTGCAGTTCGCTCCTGCCGCTCGCGGCGCGCCTCATCATCGTGCTCGGCGTGGCCGCCGCCACGGCGATCGCGTTGAGCCGCGCACGGCGTAAGAGCGGCAGGCCCACGCCCCACCGCATCGTCTTGATCGTCGCAGTCCACGGCGCAGTCGCGGTCGGCATCCTCATCTCGTGGCTCGATCCTCTGACTGCGCCCCTCGCCGGTCTCGGCGTGATCGCGGTGCTGGCTCTTGCGAGCAGGACGCTGCCCCGCGGGATACGTTTTCTGCACGTCGGGGTGGGATTCGCCTACGCACTCGTGTGCCTCGGCCAGGCTCTCGCGCAGACGGATCTCGGGAGCATCGCAGTGCTGTGCCTGGTGACGTCGGCCGGACTGATCGGCGCGATCGTCGTCACGTTCGTGCCGCGTGTCATGGCACGGGACTGGTATGCCGTGCTGGCCGTCACGACGGTGCCGTTCGCGGCCGGCATCGTGCAGGTGATCTTCGAGCGCAGCGGCTGGACCGCGCTCTCGACCGCGCTCATGTTCGCTCTCGCCCTGTCGCTGGTGCTGACCAGACGCCCTGGTCTCAACATCGTGCTTCGGACGCTCGCGAGCGGGATGCTGGTACCCACCGTCGCGGTCGTCGTCGTGTGCCTCGGGGCTCAGCTCCTCGCGATCAGTGCCTCGCCTGTCACGCTGCCGGTGATCGCTGCGATCGTGGCTCTCGTGCTGCCGAGCACGACGTCTATCAGAGGCGCGTTGCGCCGCAATGGCCTGCCGGCGGATGCCGCGGCTGCCGCCCGCATCGCGATCGAGGCATCGGCGCTGCTGACCGGAGCGATCGCCACGGTCCTCGCCCTGGCCAGAGAGGCCGCGGGACTCGGCACCACGTTCCTCGTGCTCGTGATTCTCGGCGTCGGCGCTGCCGCCAGTGCGGTGTTCACGCGCCGCCGGTACGGGTGGTGGGTTGCCGGCGCCGCCTTCACCGGTGCCCTGTGGTGCGTGTGGACCATGAACGGCGTCGACCTGCTCGAGGCGTATCTGCTCCCGCCCGCGTTCGCCGCGGCGGCTGTCGCCGCGGTTCTCAGCGCGCGGGGGATGGACATGCGCGGGCTCTACGCGGCCGGACTCGGTGTCGCCGTGCTGCCCAGTCTTGCGCTGCTCGTCCTCGTCGAATCGGATGCGCGCACTGCCGTGGGAGTGCCGTGGCGAGCACTCGCGCTGCTCGCGGGCGGCGCGGCGTTGCTGGGCATCGCCGCGTGGTTCGCTCGCATCGGTCGGCGTGCGAACAGGGCGCGGATGCGCACGCTCGTGCAGCCGACCCTGATCGCCGGGGGAGTCGCGGCGATCGCCGGCCCCGTGCAGGGCGTGAGGATGGGCCTCGGCGCCGATCTCGCTTTCCTGAGTGGAGCAGCGCTGTTCATCGCCTGCATCTCGGTCTCCGCGGTGGCGGCGATCATCCTGGTGTGCGCTGGACGAGGCATCCGCGCGGCAGCGCGTGCGGACTCGCCATTGCGCGCGTCCCGCTGGATGTTCGCGCCCGCCGTGCTCGCGCTCGCCGTGGGCACCTGGTTCTCGATCGAGCGTGACTGGGCGTCGATCTGGATGATGTGGACGCTGATGATCGGCATCCTCACCGTCATGCTCACCGCCGCAGTACGCGCGGAGCGCACAGCGCTGCCTCCGGTGTGGTTCCTGTTCGCCGTCGCCTTCGTGACGGCTGTGGTCGCGTGGAGTCCACGTGACCTTCGGGTGGAGTGGTTCTCGTTGCCGCTCGGCGCCGTTCTGCTGCTCGCCGGCATCCATGCGCTGCGGCGCGGACCGACACGCACCGCGGGTGGGCTGAACGCCTGGCCGGCCGGACGCCTCGGCTCCTGGCCGCTGCTCGCGCCGGGCATCGTCACGATGATGAGCGCGTCGATCGCCGCGACGTTCACCGATCCGCTGACCTGGCGCGCGATCCTCGTCATGGTGCTCGCACTCGCTGCGATCATGGTCGGAGCGGGCAGACGGCTCGCTGCACCGTTCATCCTGGGTATGATCGTGCTGCCGATCGAGAACGTGCTCGTCTTCTCGGTGCAGATCGGTCGGGGGATCGAATCGATGCCGTGGTGGATCACACTTGCCGTGATCGGAGCCGTACTGCTCATCATCGCGGTCACGTACGAGCGGCGCAGCGGGGATGCTGACACCGTGGTCGCTCGCATCCGGGACCTGCGGTGA